The window CCTCACCGTTGTGGACCACCTCGCGGTAACCGGCGATGTCGCTCGCCACGACTGGGACGCCGGCCGCCATGGCCTCCACCAGCACCATCCCGAAGCTCTCCTGCCCCAGGGCCGGGGCCACGTAGACGTCAGCCGCCGCGTGATACGCGGGCAGGGCCGCGTGCGGCACGGCGCCCAGCATGGTCACCCGGGACCGGACCTCCGGAGGCAGGGCGTCCACCGCGCCCCGGTCCCGCCCGTCGCCCGCCACGACCAGGTGGAGGTCCGGGAGCTCGCCGGCCAGTCGGGCGAAGGCCCGGAGGGCGATCCCGAACCCTTTCTGGGGGTCGAGGCGCCCCACCCACAGCATCCGCCGCCCGGGCGGGAGGTCCGGGGCCGGCGTCCCCCGGGCGAACGCCTCCACGTCCACGCCGTTCGGCACGATCCGGAACTCGCCCCCCAGCCGGGCGCCGATGAATCCGGCCGAGGCCTCCGAGACCGCGATCCGGACGGCCAGCCGCCTCGTCACGACCCGCAGGAGCGGCGCGGCCGCGTCGAACAGCCGGGACCGCTCGGCGTGGGAGTGGAACGTGGCGACGGTCGGGACCCGCGCCCGAAGCGTGGCGATCATCGCCGACGACGGCGCGATCGGCTCGTGGGCGTGCACGAGATCGGGACGGAACGACCGCAGGGCCGCCCCGATCCGGCGGATCGACGAGACCGAGAGGCACACCGGCGCCACCGTTCCCTGGTAGGGAACCCGGAGGGGACGGCCGGCGACGCGGACGTACCCCTCGCTCACCGGGCCCGCGGCCGGGGTGACCACGATCACCTCGTGCCCGCGATCATGGAGCCGTTCGGCCAGGGCGTGGACGTGCACCTGCACCCCACCCGGCGCGTTCCAGTCGTAGGGGCAGGCCTGGAGGACCCTCACGGACACCGGACGGCTGGCCCACTCACGCGGGTGGCCCCCTCACGGCAGCTGGCCGGCTCACGGCGGCGGGGCGTCCGGCCAGGCCGGCTGGAACATGTGCCAGTCCACCGGCTTCGCCGCGATGCTCCGCTCGAACTCCGTCGCCAGCAGCCGCGTCAGTGTGCCCACGTCGGTCCGGGTGTCTCCGGTCATCTCCACCTGCGGGGGCTCCCCGATCCAGCACACCCAGCCCTCCTCGGTCGTGTAGCAGGAGCAGGCGAGCAGCGGCGACCCCGTCTTGATGGACAGCAGCGCGGGCCCGGCGGGGAGCTTGCGGGTGGCCCCGAACATCTCCACCTCCACCCCCGCGCCGCTCAGGTCCCGGTCCGCCACCAGGGCCACGATCCAGTTCTGGAGCAGCAGCTCGCCGATCTCGAAGCCCGCCCGCTTGTCCGCCGTCAGCGGCACGATGCGCATCCCCAACTCCCGGCGGTGGCGCAGGAACAGCTCGGACACCGACTTCGGGCGGAGCTGCTCGGCCACCGCGGCCAGGGGATAGCCGTTGATGCACAGGAAGTGCCCGGCGACGTCCCAGTTCCCCATGTGGGGCAGCGCCAGGATGGCGCCCCGCCCGGCCTCCAGGGCCCGGTCGATGTTGGCCAGCCCGTTGGCGACGAACCGCTTGTTCACCTCCTCCGGCGGCATGACCCGAGCGTGGAAGCCCTCGTACCAGTACCGCCCGTACAGCAGGAACGCCTCGTGGGTGGCCGCCAGCACCTCCGGTGAGTCCGCCGGCCGTCCGATCACGCGGGCCAGGTTCGACGCGACGGTGCGGCGGAGGTCCGGCAGGCCGTGGTAGATGGCACGCGCGTAGGCGCTGA is drawn from Actinomycetota bacterium and contains these coding sequences:
- a CDS encoding phosphatidylinositol mannoside acyltransferase, coding for MDAPEVAPVPAPSGGADAGAPAAEQPERLTFRERLAAWQYATMERAGMSWPEPVARAAFSAYARAIYHGLPDLRRTVASNLARVIGRPADSPEVLAATHEAFLLYGRYWYEGFHARVMPPEEVNKRFVANGLANIDRALEAGRGAILALPHMGNWDVAGHFLCINGYPLAAVAEQLRPKSVSELFLRHRRELGMRIVPLTADKRAGFEIGELLLQNWIVALVADRDLSGAGVEVEMFGATRKLPAGPALLSIKTGSPLLACSCYTTEEGWVCWIGEPPQVEMTGDTRTDVGTLTRLLATEFERSIAAKPVDWHMFQPAWPDAPPP
- a CDS encoding glycosyltransferase family 4 protein, yielding MSVRVLQACPYDWNAPGGVQVHVHALAERLHDRGHEVIVVTPAAGPVSEGYVRVAGRPLRVPYQGTVAPVCLSVSSIRRIGAALRSFRPDLVHAHEPIAPSSAMIATLRARVPTVATFHSHAERSRLFDAAAPLLRVVTRRLAVRIAVSEASAGFIGARLGGEFRIVPNGVDVEAFARGTPAPDLPPGRRMLWVGRLDPQKGFGIALRAFARLAGELPDLHLVVAGDGRDRGAVDALPPEVRSRVTMLGAVPHAALPAYHAAADVYVAPALGQESFGMVLVEAMAAGVPVVASDIAGYREVVHNGEDGLLVPPGDPAALAGAVRRVLEGPGLSTHLREAGRTRAQAYSWDRVTEQIESIYAEVLGHRAGA